A genome region from Microplitis demolitor isolate Queensland-Clemson2020A chromosome 1, iyMicDemo2.1a, whole genome shotgun sequence includes the following:
- the LOC103578221 gene encoding heat shock 70 kDa protein 14 yields MAAASFGVYLGNTSACLAIYKDENVDVVANHAGDRVTAAVIAFNESEKVIGAAAKAGQFRNAAITITNNKRLMNKEIDSKELDDAIKNSTSKIINESSLQYSIKINDKNETFTPQKISSLLLGAMYDISTTAAHDDDEHNIVLCVPYRFNSDSIKAWCDSATTAGFKVLQAIGEPVASCLAHGIGKDKKKNELVLVYRIGGVSSNISLVKVTSGSLKVLSDQYYPELGGHKLTDLLTSYLAEEFRNKYKIDPSESRRSIAKLKNEAEKCKHVLSTMSTAHCFVESLCEGVDFSHNITRARFENLIGSHISDYIQPIMDLLNASSKTVLDINTIILCGGTMKIPKLQEKIGSIFPTGEVLSSRWSPDETMAVGAAIHSSHLLAHGMHDRELNSTDVEIHSLAKSISVEFSGIESIVIPKDTVVPIKIQTTIDVPNIADGKISINVFETEENGNEVTKKIGLISYHLKAPGKLKVDTDLTEANLNIHITDLTSNDKSIFRFPIHEDDL; encoded by the exons ATGGCCGCAGCCTCATTCGGAGTTTATTTAGGAAATACATCAGCCTGTCTCGCTATTTATAAA gatGAAAATGTCGACGTCGTTGCCAATCATGCTGGAGATCGTGTTACTGCTGCTGTCATTGCCTTCAACGAATCTGAAAAG GTAATTGGAGCAGCTGCAAAAGCTGGACAATTCAGAAACGCAGCAATCACAATAACAAACAACAAACGGTTGATGAACAAAGAAATCGATAGCAAAGAATTAGACGATGCCATTAAAAATAGtacaagtaaaataataaatgaatcaaGTCTTCAGTATTCTATTAAGATAAacgataaaaatgaaacattcACACCACAAAAAATATCATCGCTGCTACTGGGTGCGATGTATGACATATCAACGACCGCTGCTCATGACGATGATGAGCACAACATTGTCCTCTGCGTTCCTTATAGATTTAATTCTGATAGTATAAAAGCTTGGTGTGATTCAGCTACCACTGCCGGGTTCAAAGTTCTTCAAGCTATTGGTGAACCAGTCGCTTCATGTCTTGCTCATGGAATTGGCAaagacaaaaagaaaaatga ATTGGTATTAGTCTACAGAATTGGCGGCGTTTCAAGTAACATAAGTCTGGTAAAAGTAACAAGTGGTTCATTAAAAGTATTGTCAGATCAATATTACCCAGAATTAGGCGGCCATAAATTGACTGATTTACTCACATCATATTTAGCTGAAGAATTTAggaataaatacaaaatagaTCCAAGTGAGAGCAGACGTTCAATAGCTAAATTGAAAAACGAAGCTGAAAAATGTAAACACGTTTTATCAACGATGTCTACCGCTCACTGTTTCGTTGAGTCACTTTGCGAAGGTGTTGACTTCAGTCACAATATTACACGTGCGAGATTCGAAAATCTCATTGGTTCGCATATTTCTGATTATATCCAGCCGATTATGGATTTATTGAACGCTTCATCTAAAACAGTACTCGATATCAATACGATAATTTTGTGCGGTGGCACCATGAAAATCCCAAAGCTTCAAGAAAAAATAGGATCAATATTCCCGACCGGCGAGGTCTTGTCGAGCAGGTGGAGCCCTGATGAGACAATGGCCGTTGGTGCTGCTATTCACTCTTCTCATTTGCTGGCTCACGGGATGCACGATCGTGAATTGAATTCAACTGACGTTGAAATTCACTCATTAGCTAAATCAATTTCTGTTGAATTCAGTGGCATTGAGAGTATTGTTATTCCTAAAGATACAGTAGTgccaattaaaattcaaactacCATTGACGTACCAAATATAGCTGACggtaaaatatcaataaatgtttttgaaaCTGAAGAAAACGGTAATGAggttactaaaaaaattggattg ATTTCATATCATTTAAAAGCTCCAGGAAAACTAAAAGTCGATACCGATTTGACAGAagctaatttaaatattcatataacTGACTTAACTTCCAACGATAAATCTATATTCCGATTTCCAATTCACGAAGACGATTTATAA